A window of Pseudomonas alcaliphila JAB1 genomic DNA:
CACGCAATGCCTGATCGCTCTCGAAGCGGGCCATGGCGACGTCGAGGATGGGTTGCAGGCGCTGGGCATGGATGCCTTCGACGATGTAGGCGCTGACGCCACTCTGGATCGCCTGGCGCATCACGCTGGGGTCGTGTTCGTCGGTGAACATGACGATTGGACGCGGTTGGTCACGGCTGACCAGTACCACCTGTTCCATCACGTCGCGGCCAGGGGACTCGGTGTCGATCAGGATAACGTCGGGGCGCACGGCCTCGACCCGCTCCGGCAGGTCGATGGTCAGCCCGGATTCGTCGATGACCTCGAAGCCGGCCTCGATCAGCGCGCACTTGAGGCGGCCGACCTTCTTCGGAGTGTCGTTGATCAGAAGGATACGCAGCATCGATGGCTCTCCCGGCGGTTACAGGGCGACAGCC
This region includes:
- a CDS encoding ANTAR domain-containing response regulator produces the protein MLRILLINDTPKKVGRLKCALIEAGFEVIDESGLTIDLPERVEAVRPDVILIDTESPGRDVMEQVVLVSRDQPRPIVMFTDEHDPSVMRQAIQSGVSAYIVEGIHAQRLQPILDVAMARFESDQALRAQLQARDAQLAERKRVELAKGLLMKMKSCNEEEAYTLMRRQAMSRQQKLIQVAEQIIAMHDMLGD